ATTATGAGCAAGATTAATAAATTTTTTGACGGTGTTGTTAAGGAGTTCAAGAAGGTCTCCTGGCCAACACAAAAAGAACTGGTCGATAATACGATCATAACTGTTGTGTTCTCCATCATACTGTCACTATTCATCTTCGGTGTTGATCAGTTATACAGCACCGTACTAGAAGTGATATATCAATAATGAGTAAAGAATTGACGCATGACTGGTATGTAGTTCGTTGTTTTTCCAGTCATGAAAAAAAAGTAAAAGAGTTTCTTGAGCGCGAGATCGAAGACCAGGGTCTGGAAGATAAGATCGCAGAGATCCTTATCCCTACCGAGACTGTAGTAGAGATTCGTTCGGGTAAGAAAAGAACCCGCGAGAAGAACTTTTTCCC
The DNA window shown above is from Balneola sp. MJW-20 and carries:
- the secE gene encoding preprotein translocase subunit SecE produces the protein MSKINKFFDGVVKEFKKVSWPTQKELVDNTIITVVFSIILSLFIFGVDQLYSTVLEVIYQ